The following proteins are co-located in the Romeriopsis navalis LEGE 11480 genome:
- a CDS encoding tetratricopeptide repeat protein encodes MGVVTYLDNFAAIPSATRHRSALGEPSITHQPSDGPKDTPVNASPTTSVKPSSALTAKAVALAADHEAHALQPLSSTSQKRLQSWVQRGYALEEMGYYEEAITSFERAIVLDARCVDAWQGRGIALAKLGYHEEALMSFGRVTRWNANDYRAWQNMGRVLMSLERHAEALSHFDRVLLLKADSYKAWYHRAIALDAQNKPMAALSSLDRALKIRPECHYAWTAQGMLLGKLGRYPDAEASFDCSLRLRGNNFGAWYGKASFAAIQGLVEPALENLIEAKKCSPFSVRSMLKTDRRFDPIRFTLEFQRFIQGNGEGENIDVLNSWMR; translated from the coding sequence ATGGGTGTCGTGACATATTTAGACAATTTTGCGGCAATTCCCTCCGCCACAAGACATCGATCCGCCCTTGGTGAACCGAGCATTACCCACCAACCATCAGACGGCCCAAAGGATACTCCTGTGAATGCAAGTCCCACAACCTCAGTCAAACCATCATCAGCCCTAACTGCTAAAGCAGTTGCTCTCGCGGCGGATCATGAGGCACATGCGCTGCAACCCCTCTCTTCAACCAGCCAAAAACGGCTCCAAAGTTGGGTCCAGCGTGGCTATGCCCTCGAAGAAATGGGCTATTACGAAGAGGCAATCACAAGTTTTGAACGGGCGATCGTCCTCGATGCCCGCTGTGTTGATGCTTGGCAAGGACGGGGCATCGCCTTAGCCAAGCTGGGATATCACGAAGAAGCACTGATGAGTTTTGGCCGCGTCACCCGTTGGAATGCCAATGATTATCGTGCCTGGCAAAACATGGGCCGCGTGCTGATGAGTCTGGAACGCCATGCCGAAGCCCTATCGCACTTTGATCGGGTCCTTCTATTAAAAGCCGATAGCTATAAGGCTTGGTATCATCGCGCCATTGCCCTTGATGCCCAAAATAAACCCATGGCGGCACTTTCCAGCCTCGATCGCGCATTGAAAATCCGGCCAGAATGTCACTATGCCTGGACCGCTCAGGGCATGCTGCTTGGCAAACTCGGTCGCTACCCCGATGCCGAGGCAAGCTTCGACTGCTCATTGCGCTTGCGGGGCAACAACTTCGGCGCTTGGTACGGCAAAGCGAGCTTTGCCGCGATTCAAGGCTTAGTCGAACCGGCCTTAGAGAACTTGATCGAAGCCAAGAAATGCTCGCCGTTTTCGGTGCGATCCATGCTCAAAACTGATCGGCGATTTGATCCCATCCGCTTTACGCTGGAATTTCAGCGCTTTATTCAAGGCAATGGCGAGGGTGAAAACATCGATGTTTTGAACAGTTGGATGCGCTAA